One window of Thermacetogenium phaeum DSM 12270 genomic DNA carries:
- a CDS encoding TIGR04282 family arsenosugar biosynthesis glycosyltransferase, translating into MQNAIVVFTKVPRAGDIKTRLTTERGGILTPEEAKQFYEACLLDVIDCCIASNSGDLYICYNLNGDRDYLEKMLASVSDRRAIKGVYADRGGTFDRCMQYAADYILKGENGGRLADSVIIVGGDLPTLQPATLREAVSRMERLAASDSGKKAAKNAQGSGAAIGAAIVEGACQEGGFSLVGYTCNTPFEFEGVFYNKDGVTALDMLVYKATEQGIPFGMVEMIPDVDIPLDLASMLSSLNALQLAARFDGGVFIPKRTIQMIREMGLEASAAPSLMEGSRER; encoded by the coding sequence TTGCAGAACGCCATTGTTGTTTTTACGAAAGTGCCGAGAGCAGGGGATATCAAAACGAGGCTGACAACGGAGAGGGGAGGCATTCTGACACCAGAGGAAGCAAAACAATTCTATGAGGCCTGTCTGCTGGACGTGATCGACTGCTGCATCGCTTCCAATAGTGGAGACCTTTACATCTGTTATAACCTAAATGGCGACCGTGATTACTTGGAGAAGATGCTGGCGTCGGTATCCGATCGGCGGGCGATCAAAGGTGTGTATGCCGATCGGGGCGGTACTTTCGACCGGTGCATGCAGTATGCGGCCGATTACATCTTAAAGGGTGAAAACGGCGGCAGGCTGGCCGACAGCGTAATCATCGTAGGCGGAGATCTGCCGACTCTCCAGCCAGCTACTCTAAGAGAAGCTGTGAGTAGAATGGAGAGGTTGGCGGCAAGCGATTCCGGCAAAAAGGCTGCCAAGAACGCCCAGGGGAGCGGTGCCGCCATTGGTGCTGCCATTGTGGAGGGCGCCTGCCAGGAGGGCGGTTTTTCTCTTGTAGGTTATACCTGCAATACCCCGTTTGAATTCGAAGGGGTATTTTACAACAAGGATGGCGTTACTGCTCTGGATATGCTCGTTTATAAGGCAACTGAACAGGGTATTCCCTTCGGCATGGTCGAAATGATCCCGGATGTGGACATCCCGCTGGACCTGGCGAGCATGCTTTCTTCGTTAAACGCTCTTCAGCTGGCAGCGCGTTTCGATGGCGGGGTCTTCATCCCAAAAAGGACGATTCAAATGATCCGGGAAATGGGGTTGGAGGCTTCAGCAGCGCCTTCCCTGATGGAAGGGAGCAGGGAGAGATGA